In one Polaribacter sp. ALD11 genomic region, the following are encoded:
- a CDS encoding LytTR family DNA-binding domain-containing protein, producing MNVINAIIIDDEVNACENLRYLLTEFCKNITIVSEAKNVDDAIIQINKHKPQLIFLDIEMPQKNGFQLLDAFTNINFQIIFVTAYDKYAIKAFEVSAIDYLLKPIDINRLQKAVEKVSKLLISGKKNNKLDLLNDNREKIQKIAIPYKSDYVIVNLRDILCIEADRMYTIIHTINGKKYVAAKKLSYYEDLLCKEQDFLRTHRSWIVNTSAIEMYSKKDKKIQLKNEFEIPISKSYKEKFEAIFFT from the coding sequence ATGAATGTAATAAATGCAATTATTATTGATGATGAAGTAAATGCGTGCGAAAATTTACGCTATTTATTAACCGAATTTTGTAAAAATATTACAATAGTTTCTGAAGCAAAAAATGTAGACGATGCTATCATTCAAATAAATAAACACAAACCTCAACTTATTTTTCTAGATATAGAAATGCCACAAAAAAATGGCTTTCAACTGTTAGATGCTTTTACCAATATTAATTTTCAAATAATATTTGTAACAGCTTATGATAAATATGCTATTAAGGCTTTTGAAGTTTCTGCTATAGATTACCTTTTAAAACCTATAGATATAAATAGGCTTCAAAAAGCGGTAGAAAAAGTATCTAAATTATTAATTAGTGGAAAAAAAAATAACAAGTTAGACCTCTTAAATGATAACAGAGAAAAAATACAAAAAATCGCAATTCCTTATAAAAGCGATTATGTAATTGTAAACCTTAGAGATATTCTATGTATAGAAGCAGACAGGATGTACACTATAATTCATACAATTAATGGTAAAAAATATGTTGCTGCAAAAAAACTAAGTTATTACGAAGACCTACTTTGTAAAGAACAAGATTTTTTAAGAACACATAGATCATGGATTGTAAATACCTCTGCTATAGAAATGTATTCTAAAAAAGATAAAAAAATTCAATTAAAAAATGAATTTGAAATACCTATTAGTAAAAGTTACAAAGAAAAATTTGAAGCTATTTTCTTCACTTAA
- a CDS encoding histidine kinase: MKYIHLLILLILLFANKNAKAQHPIFTHLTEKDGLPDIEFYDIVEDSQGFIWLAANKGLFRYDGKEFKNYTHPDKQGLSVFGLKIDSTGKLWCNNISDQFFYIKNDELILFTSLEEGDSSNFLTTFSFYQNKIVVSTKSGFIEIDINTLKKTRLFDSKTSFLDFQVRNDTVIFLEGDDLKIVSKNKKKIIKESFYKYNKSSYNKWTLSSFNKKNLIYAYNSNGLKPKPKPKLFYEEFNRLKEFSLPKNLENNIVIKFVEIDDKLWVCTYGGVFVYRFKKGKFQLENTYFKEKAITGILKDRNNNYWITSLRDGVYIIPNINIEKYDLEPNKTNISAMSRLGNNALIFGSTKGDIAILNVKTNKLKFKKNNLKEKVFSIAEGSEKVFLSLNGSFLIYDKKKDKFYKDKLGHNAKDLSYLGDNLLLRPSHQSTTIINTKDKNVTYLNRNRAYTSYYNRKEKEIYVGTITGLKKYDEDYISSKITFNNKPIFAIDIDKTDDSTIWISTFKDGLIGVKKNKETINYTNKNGLLSNRLGKIKGDGNLLWISNDKGLQVLNTITGTFKNLTQKDGLNSLNISEIIPFKNELFLSSNKGLFKLNKEKAFKKRTIYDFYFKNILVDNVEVPEKEKYELNSSVKKIEFNFHNNGFLSEDNLIYQYKLIDASNNSKWNNLEVKASQLIFNNLAADNYTLKLRATDINENKTTTIKSIKIIVKPPFYKEWWFRLSLILLVTAIVRHLSNLRVKKIRLRQKELLEKEQIQKQLVYSKLKNLQSQMNPHFTFNALNSIQNLVLKGNKHDAYDYLTKFSLLIRENLNMSEKSFVTVEEEIKMLTKYLELEQLRFRDNFEYDINLINDISEIKIPTMIIQPYVENAIKHGLLNKQEGRRKLLLSFKKSVTSLICIVEDNGVGIEKAKEINKNKQHYKKSFSTGAIEEKMIFLKEYYKTDIGITYQKVQEGTRVVIKIPYN, from the coding sequence GTGAAGTATATACATCTATTAATTCTTTTAATACTCTTATTTGCAAATAAAAATGCAAAAGCTCAACACCCTATATTTACTCACCTAACAGAGAAAGATGGGTTACCAGATATTGAGTTTTATGATATTGTAGAAGACTCACAAGGTTTTATTTGGTTAGCAGCAAACAAAGGGCTTTTTCGTTATGATGGAAAGGAGTTTAAAAACTACACGCACCCAGATAAACAAGGACTTTCAGTATTTGGTTTAAAAATAGATTCGACAGGTAAGTTATGGTGTAATAATATTTCAGACCAATTCTTCTACATTAAAAATGATGAGCTAATTCTTTTTACAAGTCTAGAGGAAGGAGATAGCAGTAATTTTTTAACTACTTTTTCATTCTATCAAAATAAAATAGTAGTCAGTACAAAATCTGGTTTTATAGAAATTGATATAAATACTTTAAAAAAAACGCGTTTATTTGACAGTAAGACATCTTTTCTTGACTTTCAGGTAAGAAATGATACTGTTATTTTTTTAGAAGGTGACGATTTAAAAATTGTTTCAAAAAATAAAAAAAAAATTATAAAAGAGTCTTTCTATAAATATAATAAGTCTAGTTATAATAAATGGACGTTAAGTTCTTTTAATAAAAAAAACTTAATATACGCTTATAATAGTAATGGCTTAAAACCGAAACCAAAACCGAAGCTATTTTACGAAGAATTTAATCGCTTAAAAGAATTTAGTTTACCAAAGAATCTAGAAAACAATATTGTTATTAAATTTGTTGAAATAGACGATAAGTTGTGGGTATGTACATACGGAGGAGTATTTGTATATCGTTTTAAAAAAGGAAAATTTCAATTAGAAAACACTTATTTTAAAGAGAAAGCAATAACAGGTATTTTAAAAGATAGAAATAATAACTATTGGATTACTAGTCTAAGGGATGGTGTCTATATAATTCCTAATATTAATATTGAAAAATACGATTTAGAACCAAATAAAACCAATATAAGTGCAATGAGTCGTCTTGGAAACAACGCTCTTATTTTTGGTTCTACAAAAGGAGATATTGCTATTTTAAATGTAAAAACAAATAAGCTAAAATTTAAAAAAAATAACTTAAAAGAAAAAGTTTTTTCAATCGCTGAAGGAAGTGAAAAAGTTTTTTTAAGTTTAAATGGATCTTTTTTAATTTATGATAAAAAGAAAGATAAATTTTATAAAGATAAATTGGGGCATAATGCAAAAGACTTATCTTACTTAGGCGACAACCTTTTATTACGACCTTCTCATCAATCTACAACTATTATAAATACAAAAGATAAAAATGTAACTTATTTAAATAGAAATAGGGCATACACCAGTTATTACAATCGTAAAGAAAAAGAAATTTATGTTGGTACTATAACTGGCCTTAAAAAGTACGATGAAGATTATATTTCCTCTAAAATCACGTTTAATAATAAACCGATTTTTGCAATTGATATAGATAAAACCGATGATAGTACTATTTGGATATCTACATTTAAAGATGGATTAATAGGAGTAAAAAAAAATAAAGAAACAATTAATTATACAAATAAAAATGGATTGTTATCAAATAGACTAGGTAAAATAAAAGGAGATGGTAATTTACTTTGGATTTCAAACGATAAAGGTTTACAGGTATTAAATACAATAACAGGTACCTTTAAAAATTTAACTCAAAAAGATGGTTTAAATTCTTTAAATATTTCTGAAATAATTCCTTTTAAAAATGAATTATTTCTTAGTTCCAACAAGGGCCTTTTTAAATTAAATAAAGAAAAAGCATTTAAAAAAAGAACTATTTACGATTTCTATTTTAAAAATATTTTAGTTGACAACGTTGAAGTACCAGAGAAAGAAAAATACGAATTAAATTCAAGTGTAAAAAAAATAGAATTTAACTTTCATAATAATGGTTTTTTATCTGAAGATAATTTAATCTATCAATACAAATTAATAGACGCCTCAAACAACTCTAAATGGAACAATCTTGAAGTAAAAGCAAGTCAATTAATATTTAACAACTTGGCAGCTGATAATTATACATTAAAACTTAGAGCAACTGATATAAACGAGAATAAAACAACTACCATTAAATCTATTAAAATAATAGTTAAACCACCTTTTTATAAGGAATGGTGGTTTAGATTAAGTCTTATTTTGTTGGTAACTGCTATTGTTAGGCACCTTTCTAATTTAAGAGTAAAAAAGATACGATTAAGGCAAAAAGAACTTTTAGAAAAAGAGCAAATCCAAAAACAACTCGTTTATTCAAAGCTAAAAAATTTACAATCACAAATGAACCCTCATTTTACTTTTAACGCTTTAAATTCAATTCAGAATTTAGTTTTAAAAGGAAATAAACATGATGCTTATGATTACTTAACTAAGTTTTCTTTACTGATAAGAGAAAATTTAAATATGAGTGAAAAAAGTTTTGTTACGGTAGAAGAAGAAATAAAAATGCTAACAAAATATCTAGAATTAGAACAGTTAAGGTTTCGTGATAATTTCGAATATGATATAAATTTAATAAATGATATTTCAGAAATAAAAATACCAACAATGATTATTCAGCCTTATGTTGAAAATGCAATAAAACATGGCCTGTTGAATAAGCAAGAAGGTAGACGAAAACTATTGTTAAGTTTTAAAAAATCAGTTACGTCTTTAATATGCATCGTTGAAGATAATGGTGTTGGTATTGAGAAAGCAAAGGAAATTAATAAAAACAAGCAACACTATAAAAAGTCTTTTTCTACAGGTGCAATAGAAGAAAAAATGATTTTTTTAAAAGAATATTATAAAACCGATATAGGTATTACTTACCAAAAAGTACAAGAAGGCACCAGAGTAGTTATAAAAATACCCTATAACTAA
- a CDS encoding T9SS type A sorting domain-containing protein, with amino-acid sequence MKKKILMLSLLISSFMNAQFPTSDILVQYGFDNGSLVTDGVNGNNLTHTGTPFTEVNDRFGNAPTSALQLNGSSLSSNFSFPNTTTDTSLSFWVKTTTNSNDTKIILEKSARASTTAVGWGGLSIRLEEGKIRVEAGYQFTYYNGATSVVKHSILSNAIISDGNWHHLVVSIYNRSDNVGTSKGINNVIKIYVDGTIDSNNTKNNRPRTFQNRQLKVTNGHANGNLFVLGNLRNGAAPNNGRYEDVIDDVLVYKRLLTDAEINSIGDYNNFCKEISNTYLSATNITGTNMDVKISGTQTVDIAYHKASEPFSNATITTGVSGGSTISISSTVAETYNVYIRKNCGTGSFSTWSYPVVFKNLGLPTFVKSDATGNNNGSNWANAYTNLDNAITNTLAGEEIWMAAGTYKPHTSNRTVYYTINKKDLRIYGGFIGTETTRNQRDFIANKTILSGDLQANDVNVTDYANNYANTTRNADNSHHIINVTATGNNLLLDGLIISDAHNNLSGTERGGAIVKEKTVTKLSIKNCIIKNNVSRNDNAGLIAEFELNNTSGDRGTLIIENSQFINNMSRWASGIYSFVRANTNVDITVANSLFDGNLAGDLSSTVKGLGGSASWIRVIDNTSNVSLKLTNNTYVNNLDLGTDQSLNNFSRATVAISKQPGISSTFNATVNNCIFWDNTTVGGAKTRSITDLYKNPLNSLVVNNSIDSYNFNDDSISSKVATATADPLFVSPTDFSLQATSPAINAGNNIYFFGNTDILRNDRIFNTTIDIGAYEYGSPVSTSKILKINSINGSVTSNSNPNPINGAYNDGSVVALTAIPNTGYQFDGWSGNATGTTNPINVTLDEDKIVTANFSQLKHILTVTSTNGVVTSNPFPINGTYIHNTVVTLTATPNAGYQFDGWSGDVSGYTNSINVTMDAVKNIAANFSIICILNTPDTNFKNALLNNATNIDLNNDGQIQCTEANAFSGALTITYRNITDLTGIEAFTKMTKFTVDRNKLTSIDLSNNTALVEIDCSQQAASLTTLILPQTATLTKLVCFNNKLTALDLSNTPNLTEVNCRINQIVSLNTTGLTKLIKLDAQINKITSLDLSTNTSLKELVCNDNELTALDVTYNSSLITLRLYKTLITSLDVSQNPVLTYLFIRNSKLINLNVANGNNSNFTYMGTDGNPDLTCIQIDAGFTPASPIWNKDITANYSTNCNATASISDENRVDFLIQPNPTNGIVNIKIDENIRSIEVYNLRGQKVKSSLSKELNISNLNSGIYFVKITTETNQIGMRKIIKK; translated from the coding sequence ATGAAGAAAAAAATACTTATGCTATCGCTATTAATTAGTAGCTTTATGAATGCTCAGTTTCCTACCTCCGATATTCTAGTTCAATATGGGTTTGATAATGGAAGTTTAGTTACAGACGGGGTAAACGGAAATAATTTAACGCATACAGGCACTCCTTTTACAGAAGTTAATGATCGTTTTGGAAATGCTCCAACAAGTGCATTACAGCTTAACGGAAGCTCCTTAAGTAGTAACTTCTCGTTTCCGAATACTACAACAGATACTAGCCTTAGTTTTTGGGTAAAAACAACTACAAACTCTAACGATACAAAGATTATTTTAGAGAAAAGTGCAAGAGCAAGTACTACTGCAGTTGGTTGGGGAGGACTTTCGATAAGACTAGAAGAAGGCAAAATTAGAGTAGAAGCTGGTTATCAATTTACGTATTATAATGGTGCAACATCAGTAGTAAAACATAGTATTCTTTCTAATGCAATTATAAGCGATGGTAACTGGCATCACTTAGTTGTCTCTATTTATAATAGATCAGATAATGTTGGCACTAGTAAAGGTATAAACAATGTTATAAAAATTTACGTAGACGGAACTATAGATAGTAACAACACAAAAAATAACCGCCCAAGAACATTCCAAAATAGACAACTTAAAGTAACCAACGGGCATGCAAATGGAAATCTTTTTGTACTTGGAAATTTAAGAAACGGTGCAGCTCCAAATAATGGCAGATATGAAGATGTTATTGATGACGTACTTGTTTATAAAAGATTACTTACAGATGCAGAAATTAATAGTATTGGAGACTACAATAATTTTTGTAAAGAAATAAGTAACACTTACTTGTCTGCGACTAACATTACAGGTACAAATATGGATGTAAAAATTTCTGGTACACAAACTGTAGATATTGCATACCATAAAGCCTCCGAGCCTTTTTCAAATGCAACTATTACTACAGGTGTTTCTGGTGGATCTACGATTTCTATTTCTAGTACAGTAGCAGAAACTTACAATGTATATATTAGAAAAAATTGTGGAACAGGTAGCTTTTCTACATGGTCTTACCCAGTTGTATTTAAAAACTTAGGATTACCTACTTTTGTAAAATCTGATGCTACAGGCAATAACAATGGTAGTAACTGGGCAAATGCATATACAAATTTAGACAATGCAATTACAAATACACTTGCAGGTGAAGAGATTTGGATGGCAGCTGGTACTTACAAACCTCATACTTCTAATAGAACTGTTTACTACACAATAAATAAAAAAGATTTAAGAATTTATGGTGGTTTTATAGGTACAGAAACAACACGTAATCAAAGAGATTTTATAGCAAACAAAACTATTTTATCTGGTGATTTACAAGCAAATGATGTTAATGTTACCGATTATGCTAATAATTACGCAAATACTACTAGAAATGCAGATAATAGCCATCATATTATTAACGTAACTGCAACAGGAAATAATTTATTATTAGATGGTTTAATTATTAGTGATGCTCATAATAATTTAAGTGGTACAGAAAGAGGTGGTGCAATAGTTAAAGAAAAAACGGTAACGAAATTAAGTATAAAAAACTGTATCATTAAAAACAATGTTTCTAGAAATGACAATGCAGGTTTAATAGCAGAATTCGAATTAAATAACACCTCAGGAGATAGAGGAACTTTAATTATTGAAAACTCTCAATTTATTAACAATATGTCACGTTGGGCAAGTGGTATTTATAGTTTTGTAAGAGCCAATACAAATGTTGATATCACTGTGGCAAACTCTTTGTTTGATGGTAATTTAGCAGGAGATTTAAGTTCAACAGTAAAAGGACTAGGAGGAAGCGCATCTTGGATTAGAGTTATTGACAATACGTCTAACGTTTCACTAAAATTAACAAATAATACGTATGTAAACAATTTAGATTTAGGTACAGACCAATCATTAAACAATTTTAGTAGAGCTACAGTAGCTATTAGTAAACAACCAGGAATTAGTAGTACATTTAATGCAACTGTTAATAACTGTATTTTTTGGGATAATACTACAGTTGGTGGCGCAAAAACAAGATCTATTACAGATTTATACAAAAATCCTTTAAATTCGTTAGTTGTTAATAATTCTATTGATTCCTATAATTTTAATGATGATAGTATAAGTAGTAAAGTTGCAACAGCTACAGCAGATCCATTATTTGTAAGTCCAACAGATTTTTCATTACAAGCAACATCACCTGCAATAAATGCAGGAAATAACATTTATTTTTTCGGAAATACAGACATTTTAAGAAACGATAGAATATTTAACACAACAATAGATATAGGTGCTTATGAATATGGTTCTCCTGTTTCTACGTCAAAAATATTAAAAATAAATTCTATAAATGGATCCGTAACTAGTAATTCAAATCCAAACCCTATAAACGGAGCTTATAATGATGGAAGTGTTGTAGCCTTAACAGCAATACCAAACACTGGATATCAATTTGATGGTTGGTCTGGAAATGCTACAGGAACTACAAACCCAATTAATGTTACTTTAGATGAAGATAAAATAGTTACAGCAAATTTTAGTCAACTAAAACATATATTAACTGTTACATCTACAAACGGAGTAGTAACAAGTAACCCATTTCCAATAAATGGTACTTATATTCATAACACTGTGGTCACCTTAACAGCAACTCCAAATGCTGGATATCAATTTGATGGTTGGTCTGGAGATGTAAGTGGTTACACAAATTCTATTAATGTAACTATGGATGCCGTTAAAAATATAGCAGCTAACTTTAGTATAATCTGTATTTTAAATACACCTGATACTAATTTTAAAAATGCACTATTAAATAATGCCACAAATATTGATTTAAATAATGATGGCCAAATACAATGTACAGAAGCAAATGCTTTTAGTGGAGCTTTAACTATAACTTACAGGAATATTACAGATTTAACAGGAATAGAGGCATTTACAAAAATGACCAAATTTACAGTAGACAGAAACAAATTAACTTCTATAGATTTATCTAATAACACCGCTTTAGTAGAAATCGATTGCTCGCAACAAGCAGCAAGTTTAACAACATTAATATTACCACAAACCGCAACGTTAACTAAGTTAGTTTGTTTTAATAATAAATTAACTGCGCTAGATTTATCTAACACCCCTAATTTAACTGAAGTAAACTGTAGAATAAATCAAATAGTATCTTTAAATACTACTGGTTTAACAAAACTAATAAAGTTAGATGCTCAAATAAATAAGATAACAAGTTTAGATCTTTCTACAAATACAAGCTTAAAAGAATTAGTTTGTAATGATAATGAGCTTACTGCTCTTGATGTTACTTATAATTCATCATTAATAACTCTTCGACTTTATAAAACATTAATTACTAGTTTAGATGTATCTCAAAACCCTGTTTTAACTTATTTATTTATTAGAAATAGTAAATTAATCAATTTAAATGTAGCCAATGGTAATAATTCAAATTTCACTTATATGGGTACAGATGGAAACCCAGATTTAACTTGTATTCAAATAGACGCTGGTTTTACTCCGGCTTCACCAATATGGAACAAAGATATTACCGCTAATTATAGTACAAACTGTAATGCAACAGCAAGTATTTCTGATGAGAATAGAGTTGATTTTTTAATACAACCAAATCCTACAAACGGGATTGTAAATATTAAAATTGATGAAAACATTAGGTCGATTGAAGTTTACAATTTAAGAGGACAAAAAGTAAAGAGTTCTTTAAGTAAAGAGTTAAATATTAGCAACTTAAATTCTGGAATTTACTTTGTTAAAATAACTACAGAAACAAACCAAATAGGAATGAGAAAAATTATAAAAAAATAG
- a CDS encoding sensor histidine kinase: MILPILVFCAFSGAFIILNYSDSINRKNEKELLKNKKELQQAYLELEEAKKIELSNFQLKALKAQMNPHFLFNAINSIQNLILKDNKQEAYNYLTKFSSLMRDNLNTSEKSFVSFKKELSMLKKYLELEKLRFGALFTYQIIGTEKIENIEIPSMVIQPFIENSLRYSLLHKKEGSKKISIDFFQEDFLKCIIEDNGIGFEALKNIKNIHQSKVVTNSLNDNINKRLVLLKELYNIEIDYTYEDVIEGTRVILKIPFTK; this comes from the coding sequence ATGATTTTACCTATATTAGTATTTTGTGCTTTTTCAGGTGCTTTTATTATTCTAAATTACTCTGATAGTATAAATAGAAAAAATGAAAAAGAATTATTAAAAAACAAAAAAGAATTGCAACAGGCTTATTTAGAATTAGAAGAAGCTAAAAAAATTGAATTATCGAATTTCCAATTAAAAGCATTAAAAGCTCAAATGAATCCTCATTTTTTATTTAATGCTATTAACTCAATTCAAAATTTGATTTTAAAAGACAATAAACAAGAGGCTTATAACTACCTTACTAAATTTTCTTCTCTAATGAGAGATAACCTTAACACTAGCGAGAAAAGCTTTGTCTCTTTTAAAAAAGAACTATCTATGTTAAAAAAATATTTAGAATTAGAGAAATTACGTTTCGGAGCATTGTTTACCTACCAAATAATTGGAACAGAAAAAATAGAGAACATAGAAATTCCCTCTATGGTTATACAGCCTTTTATAGAAAATTCTTTAAGATATAGTCTACTTCATAAAAAAGAAGGAAGTAAAAAAATTAGCATCGATTTTTTTCAAGAAGATTTTTTAAAATGTATTATTGAAGACAATGGTATTGGTTTTGAAGCTTTGAAAAATATTAAAAACATTCATCAAAGTAAAGTAGTTACAAATTCCTTAAATGACAACATTAACAAAAGATTAGTTCTATTAAAAGAGCTCTACAATATTGAGATAGATTATACATATGAAGATGTCATAGAAGGCACTAGAGTTATTTTAAAAATTCCTTTTACAAAATAA
- a CDS encoding T9SS type A sorting domain-containing protein — protein MKTKLFLLLLLISSVTFAQNWSQVGAAQFTNFASDGAIATHPTTGEAYVAIIEPLSSSKISVQKFDGSNWVAQGALVGLNAANIALQINHNNNQPIVAYRDTTDSTLYVYTFDGTTWTLEFNHNVVLADLKVQIQFNTSGDIRVSGYEITSKKFVVIEKKSAGTLNKLNGPKYNSENNGSLFDYNSFDKFYIAHKVAQTRNLWNIAKLSIDSYAATDFRISPDTYRGESLTLTNVSGISDNNYVAAYDITNKYDSNQNLYPANEIVVYNGSTFIKRIDAANDIVQFRKNFVDNKLYIMYADKNTENIVFESFNSYIGIWSTLPDTGITSNSSNFFINMAIDKVNGNLYALYLDGVKASVRKFTIIPPVNQPIIYVDKNATGNNNGSSWANASSSIQYALENIGSLTTEIWIAKGTYTPDASDRAKSFNIISNNSLKIYGGFAGTETSITQRDIANNPTIFSGDLNGDDAGAVSFSNTTKADNSYNIVKVGGEDVVLDGITIANANGNGSTSALQEGSAVTVLPSVKKITLNNCTLTGNVVTRAGVVSAIDGTGNVAITFSNSTFKNNLAKFSTVLYSRPNSARTLTFNSVNSLYANNTVDNVNGSGMFWFRNDAGTCTINTSFTNDTFVNNTINRTPSAGNDVSVIDIGQTKGTIKINVDNTIFWNNTDGNSAIVPAIGRNGNNGYPPVTNILVNNSLDADGFSKVTYKQNIVLTDPLFTSATDFSLQANSPAINTGDNAKLPTDINADILGNSRIFDTTVDLGAYEFGSSAVAGIATLSKIDFSVYPNPTNGIVNIKTDENIKLIEVFNLQGQKAASSKFKKLNINSLNSGIYFIKITTDKNLVGIKKIVKK, from the coding sequence ATGAAAACAAAATTATTTTTATTACTACTTTTAATAAGTAGTGTAACATTTGCACAAAACTGGTCTCAAGTTGGTGCTGCACAATTTACCAATTTTGCCTCTGATGGAGCTATTGCAACACACCCAACAACAGGTGAGGCTTATGTTGCAATTATAGAACCTTTAAGTTCTAGTAAAATTTCTGTTCAAAAATTTGATGGTAGTAATTGGGTAGCTCAAGGAGCATTAGTTGGTTTAAATGCAGCAAATATTGCCTTGCAAATAAACCACAACAACAACCAACCAATTGTAGCTTATAGAGACACAACAGATTCTACTTTGTATGTGTATACTTTTGATGGCACAACTTGGACTTTAGAGTTTAACCATAATGTGGTTTTAGCAGACCTTAAAGTACAAATTCAATTTAATACTTCTGGAGATATAAGAGTTTCTGGTTATGAAATAACAAGCAAAAAATTTGTTGTTATTGAAAAAAAATCTGCAGGAACTTTAAATAAATTAAATGGTCCAAAATACAACAGTGAAAATAATGGAAGTCTATTTGATTATAATTCCTTTGATAAATTTTATATCGCCCATAAAGTAGCTCAAACTCGAAATTTGTGGAATATTGCTAAATTATCAATCGATAGTTATGCTGCTACAGATTTTAGAATATCACCAGACACTTATCGTGGAGAAAGTCTTACTTTAACAAATGTTTCTGGAATTTCTGATAATAATTATGTTGCTGCATATGATATTACAAACAAATATGACAGCAACCAGAATCTATACCCTGCAAATGAAATAGTAGTTTATAATGGCAGTACATTTATTAAAAGAATAGATGCAGCTAATGATATTGTACAATTTAGAAAAAACTTTGTAGATAATAAGTTATATATAATGTATGCAGACAAAAACACAGAAAATATTGTTTTTGAAAGCTTTAATTCTTACATAGGTATTTGGTCTACTTTACCAGATACTGGAATAACTAGTAATAGTAGTAACTTTTTTATTAATATGGCAATAGATAAAGTGAATGGTAATTTGTATGCTTTATATTTAGATGGCGTAAAAGCTTCAGTTAGAAAATTCACTATTATTCCTCCTGTAAATCAGCCAATAATTTATGTTGATAAAAATGCGACAGGAAACAACAATGGTAGTTCTTGGGCAAACGCAAGCTCTAGTATTCAATATGCATTAGAAAACATAGGAAGTTTAACAACCGAAATTTGGATTGCAAAAGGAACCTATACTCCAGATGCTTCTGATAGAGCAAAATCTTTCAATATAATCTCTAACAATAGTTTAAAAATATACGGTGGTTTTGCAGGTACAGAAACTTCAATAACACAAAGAGATATTGCAAATAACCCAACCATTTTCTCAGGAGATTTAAATGGAGATGATGCAGGTGCAGTTTCTTTTAGCAATACCACAAAAGCAGATAACAGCTATAATATTGTAAAAGTTGGTGGAGAAGATGTTGTATTAGACGGTATTACTATTGCCAATGCAAACGGAAATGGATCTACAAGTGCATTACAAGAAGGGAGTGCTGTTACGGTATTGCCAAGCGTAAAAAAAATAACATTAAATAATTGTACACTAACAGGAAATGTAGTTACTCGTGCAGGTGTTGTTAGTGCTATAGATGGTACTGGTAATGTAGCTATTACGTTTTCTAACTCAACCTTTAAAAATAATTTAGCAAAATTTTCTACAGTACTTTATAGTAGGCCTAATTCAGCCAGAACACTTACTTTTAATAGTGTAAACTCATTATATGCCAATAATACTGTAGATAACGTTAATGGATCGGGGATGTTTTGGTTTAGAAATGATGCAGGTACTTGTACAATAAATACTTCATTTACCAATGATACTTTTGTTAATAACACCATAAATCGTACTCCTTCCGCAGGAAATGATGTTTCGGTTATAGATATAGGGCAAACCAAAGGAACTATTAAAATAAATGTAGATAACACTATATTTTGGAACAACACAGACGGAAACAGCGCTATAGTTCCTGCAATCGGTAGAAATGGTAATAATGGGTATCCTCCAGTAACAAACATATTAGTTAATAATAGTTTAGATGCAGATGGTTTTTCTAAAGTAACATATAAACAAAATATAGTACTTACCGACCCATTGTTTACAAGTGCTACAGATTTTAGTTTACAAGCAAATTCACCTGCAATTAACACAGGAGATAATGCTAAATTGCCTACAGATATTAATGCAGATATACTTGGTAATTCAAGAATATTTGATACAACTGTAGATCTAGGAGCATATGAATTTGGATCATCTGCAGTTGCAGGAATAGCAACTTTAAGTAAAATAGATTTCTCTGTATATCCTAACCCAACAAACGGAATTGTAAATATTAAAACTGATGAAAATATAAAACTAATAGAAGTATTTAATTTACAAGGTCAAAAAGCAGCTTCTAGTAAATTTAAAAAACTAAATATCAACTCTTTAAATTCAGGAATTTATTTTATTAAAATAACTACAGACAAAAATTTAGTCGGTATCAAAAAAATTGTGAAGAAATAG